Proteins from a genomic interval of Procambarus clarkii isolate CNS0578487 chromosome 45, FALCON_Pclarkii_2.0, whole genome shotgun sequence:
- the RpS6 gene encoding small ribosomal subunit protein eS6, producing the protein MKLNVSYPATGCQKLFEFDDEKKVRIFNEKRMGQEVEADTLGDEWKGYVMRIAGGNDKQGFPMKQGVLTNNRVRLLLSKGHSCYRPRRTGERKRKSVRGCIVDSNLSVLALVIVKKGDGEIPGLTDGSVPRRLGPKRASKIRKLFNLSKQDDVRQYVIKRPLSGKEGKKPKTKAPKIQRLITPVVLQRKRHKKALKRQRAVKNKEEKADYAKLLAVRQKEAKEKRQEEIRRRRSSMRDSKSSEKSK; encoded by the exons TTAAACGTGTCATACCCCGCTACGGGGTGTCAAAAGCTCTTTGAATTTGACGATGAGAAAAAAGTACGCATCTTCAATGAAAAGCGTATGGGCCAGGAAGTTGAAGCAGACACCCTTGGTGATGAATGGAAGGGATACGTGATGCGGATTGCTGGTGGCAATGACAAGCAAGGTTTCCCAATGAAGCAGGGTGTACTCACAAATA ATCGTGTCCGGCTTTTGCTTTCCAAGGGCCATTCCTGCTACCGTCCCCGCAGAACTGGAGAGCGCAAGAGGAAGTCAGTCCGTGGTTGTATTGTGGACTCCAACTTGTCTGTGCTTGCCCTGGTTATAGTCAAGAAGGGTGATGGG GAGATTCCTGGGCTTACTGATGGTTCCGTTCCTCGTCGTCTTGGACCAAAGCGTGCTTCGAAGATTAGGAAGTTGTTCAACTTGAGCAAGCAGGATGATGTGCGTCAGTACGTGATCAAGCGCCCACTGTctggtaaagaaggaaagaaaccCAAAACCAAGGCTCCCAAGATTCAGAGGCTCATTACTCCAGTTGTCCTTCAG CGTAAAAGACATAAGAAGGCCCTTAAGCGCCAGCGAGCTGTCAAGAACAAGGAAGAGAAGGCCGACTATGCAAAGCTTTTGGCTGTTCGGCAGAAGGAAGCAAAGGAGAAAAGGCAAGAGGAGATTCGCCGTCGACGTTCTTCTATGCGTGACTCAAAATCCTCTGAAAAATCTAAATAA